In a single window of the Phaeobacter sp. G2 genome:
- a CDS encoding response regulator transcription factor has translation MRILLADDHDMVRETISAYLESKGDAAVFLATDLAGALDQINRDGPFDLVLLDYQMPGMHGLAGLTQAIAANGGKGVAILSGNAPAQTAQDALKLGAIGFIPKTMGAQSLLNAVRFMAAGEIYVPVDLMRPEPAAPAHPLAEKLSPRENEVLSGLCKGQSNKEIARDLDLQEVTIKLHVRTLCRKLDAKNRTQAAMIAKEAGLY, from the coding sequence ATGCGTATTTTGTTAGCAGACGATCACGATATGGTCCGTGAAACCATCTCTGCCTACCTCGAAAGCAAAGGCGATGCCGCCGTGTTTTTGGCGACAGATCTGGCTGGTGCTCTGGACCAAATCAACAGGGATGGCCCCTTTGATCTTGTCTTGTTGGATTACCAAATGCCCGGCATGCATGGGCTTGCGGGGCTGACCCAGGCGATCGCTGCCAATGGCGGCAAGGGCGTTGCAATTCTGTCCGGCAATGCCCCAGCGCAAACCGCCCAGGACGCGCTCAAACTGGGGGCGATTGGCTTTATTCCCAAAACCATGGGCGCCCAGTCGCTGCTCAATGCGGTCCGCTTTATGGCCGCCGGAGAGATCTACGTTCCCGTAGACCTAATGCGCCCAGAACCCGCAGCCCCTGCACATCCTCTGGCGGAAAAGCTCAGCCCGCGCGAAAATGAGGTCCTCTCCGGGCTGTGCAAAGGCCAATCCAACAAGGAGATCGCCCGTGACCTTGATCTGCAGGAAGTCACGATCAAGCTGCATGTCCGGACGCTGTGCCGCAAGCTGGACGCAAAAAACCGCACCCAGGCTGCAATGATCGCAAAAGAAGCAGGCCTGTACTAA
- a CDS encoding cytochrome P450, whose product MADIQHFDLTNPPAGFVEDPFPIYDALLSQAPVLPQPDGSFLISRYGDLDRIYRDTALYSSDKKAVFSPKFGPDSPLFEHHTTSLVFSDPPLHTRVRRIMSSALTPRAIARMEPGLIATVDDLLDGLQGKSSVDLIADFASCIPIQVIGNLLDVPPEERGPLRDWSLAILGALEPSLTEAELALGHRAVEEFKAYLQDLIARRRAAPGDPETDVLTRLIGDEKSEASGERLSEIELIQNCIFILNAGHETTTNLIGNALALLHDFPEQRTRLLAQPDLIKTTIEEVLRFRSPNQLGNRETTAMVEIGGVVIPRGSNLHLLIGAANRDPEIFADPQVFDIGRKPNRHLAFAGGPHVCVGLTLARLEGKIALERFLARFPTYQILAGRRDGGRMRFRGYAALPAKVS is encoded by the coding sequence ATGGCAGATATTCAACATTTTGATTTGACCAACCCGCCCGCTGGGTTTGTTGAAGATCCCTTTCCCATTTATGACGCGCTGCTGTCGCAGGCCCCCGTATTGCCGCAGCCGGATGGGTCCTTTCTCATCAGTCGGTATGGGGATCTGGATCGTATCTACCGGGACACCGCGTTGTATTCTTCCGACAAAAAGGCGGTCTTTTCCCCTAAATTTGGCCCGGATTCGCCGCTGTTTGAACATCACACCACCTCGCTGGTGTTTTCGGATCCGCCGCTGCACACGCGGGTGCGCCGGATTATGAGTTCGGCGCTGACGCCGCGGGCGATTGCCCGCATGGAACCAGGATTGATCGCCACCGTTGATGATCTGCTGGACGGGCTTCAGGGGAAGTCTTCGGTGGATCTGATCGCGGATTTTGCCTCCTGTATTCCCATTCAGGTCATCGGCAACCTGCTGGATGTCCCGCCGGAGGAGCGCGGCCCCTTGCGGGACTGGTCGCTGGCAATCTTGGGGGCGCTGGAGCCGTCTTTGACCGAGGCGGAGCTGGCCTTGGGGCATCGGGCGGTCGAAGAGTTCAAGGCCTATCTGCAGGATCTTATTGCCCGGCGCAGGGCAGCGCCGGGGGATCCGGAAACGGATGTCCTGACCCGGCTTATTGGCGATGAAAAAAGCGAGGCCTCGGGCGAGCGGTTAAGCGAGATCGAGCTGATCCAAAACTGTATTTTCATTTTGAATGCGGGGCATGAGACCACAACAAACTTGATTGGCAACGCCCTGGCGCTGCTGCATGATTTCCCGGAACAACGCACCCGGCTTCTGGCGCAGCCGGATCTGATCAAGACGACCATAGAGGAGGTGTTGCGCTTTCGCTCGCCCAATCAGCTGGGTAACCGCGAAACCACGGCCATGGTTGAAATCGGTGGTGTCGTCATTCCACGTGGCAGCAATCTGCATCTTCTGATTGGTGCGGCCAATCGCGACCCAGAGATCTTTGCCGATCCGCAGGTGTTTGACATTGGGCGTAAACCCAACCGTCACCTTGCCTTTGCTGGCGGTCCACATGTTTGTGTGGGGCTGACCCTGGCGCGGCTGGAAGGAAAAATTGCCCTCGAGCGGTTTTTGGCGCGCTTTCCCACCTATCAGATCCTAGCGGGGCGACGGGATGGTGGGCGTATGCGTTTTCGCGGCTACGCGGCCTTGCCTGCCAAGGTGTCGTAG
- a CDS encoding TfoX/Sxy family protein, translating to MSTAISTIRNLGPAYEDSCKRAGIHSAEELRALGADAAYGRLLASGSKPHFIAYYVLVMALQGRPWNDCKGAEKKALRKRFDAIKTQSYDKDLGEFERILDQIGVIDRSARR from the coding sequence ATGTCCACCGCTATTTCCACCATTCGCAACCTTGGCCCCGCCTACGAAGACTCCTGTAAACGCGCGGGTATTCACAGTGCAGAAGAGTTGCGCGCCCTCGGGGCGGATGCTGCCTATGGGCGCCTGCTGGCCAGTGGCAGCAAACCCCATTTCATCGCGTATTACGTCCTGGTCATGGCCCTGCAGGGACGCCCCTGGAATGATTGCAAAGGCGCGGAAAAGAAGGCCCTTCGCAAGCGGTTCGACGCCATCAAGACCCAGAGCTATGACAAAGATCTTGGTGAGTTTGAGAGGATTCTCGACCAGATTGGCGTTATCGACAGATCCGCGCGCCGGTAG
- the ndk gene encoding nucleoside-diphosphate kinase gives MALQRTFSIIKPDATRRNLTGAINAKFEEAGLRIVAQKRIHLTKAQAGKFYEVHAERPFYDELCEFMSSEPIVCQVLEGENAIAKNREIMGATNPADAAAGTIRAEFAESVGENSVHGSDAPETAAVEIAYFFSGLELVG, from the coding sequence ATGGCTCTGCAACGCACTTTCTCGATCATCAAACCCGATGCCACTCGTCGCAACCTGACCGGTGCGATCAACGCCAAATTCGAAGAAGCTGGCCTGCGCATCGTTGCACAAAAGCGCATCCACCTGACCAAAGCTCAGGCTGGCAAGTTCTATGAAGTGCACGCTGAGCGTCCCTTCTACGACGAGCTGTGTGAATTCATGTCCTCCGAGCCAATCGTTTGCCAGGTTCTGGAAGGCGAAAACGCTATCGCGAAAAACCGCGAAATCATGGGCGCAACCAACCCAGCCGACGCCGCCGCCGGCACCATCCGCGCTGAGTTTGCTGAATCGGTTGGCGAAAACTCGGTTCACGGTTCCGACGCTCCTGAAACAGCAGCTGTTGAAATCGCTTACTTCTTCTCCGGTCTTGAGCTGGTTGGCTAA
- a CDS encoding multidrug effflux MFS transporter yields the protein MRAAEKDPHLITLIFATALAVLSLNMFLPSLARITEDFDSSYGVVNLALAGYLGISAVLQLLMGPLSDRFGRRPILLGSMLIFTLASIGCVLAQSVWVFLGFRMIQGAVVAGQVLSRAAIRDMHSTSEAASKLGYVTMAMALAPMLGPMLGGALDMLFGWRSSFVLYAILGFGVLALSWGDWGETNHQRSTTFGAQMRSYPELLASRRFWGYSFCLAFSIGGFYAFITGAPLVAAAWFDLNPAQLGLGIGIITGGFMVGNFVTGALANRVPLITLVLAGRFAAVIGPLIGLALFLTGLGTIPVFFGAAISVGFGNGLTVANASAGLMSVRPHLAGSASGLSGAITVGLGAVMTTVTGVLVTPSNAPFMVLSIILLSSICALAAGLYVRRLDIHEPLAEAP from the coding sequence ATGCGGGCCGCAGAGAAAGATCCCCATCTCATAACATTGATTTTTGCCACCGCCCTGGCGGTATTGTCACTGAACATGTTTCTGCCCTCGCTGGCGCGGATCACTGAGGATTTTGACAGCAGCTACGGCGTGGTGAACCTGGCCCTGGCAGGTTATCTGGGCATCTCCGCGGTTCTGCAGCTGCTCATGGGACCGCTGTCTGACCGTTTTGGGCGACGTCCCATTTTGCTGGGCTCGATGTTGATTTTTACGCTGGCCTCGATTGGCTGCGTGCTAGCACAATCTGTTTGGGTGTTCCTTGGGTTTCGCATGATACAGGGCGCGGTGGTTGCAGGGCAGGTTTTGTCCCGGGCCGCTATTCGCGATATGCATTCGACATCCGAGGCCGCCAGCAAGCTTGGCTATGTCACCATGGCCATGGCCTTGGCGCCGATGCTGGGGCCGATGCTGGGCGGGGCATTGGACATGCTGTTTGGCTGGCGCTCCAGTTTTGTGCTTTATGCTATTTTGGGGTTTGGCGTGTTGGCGCTCAGCTGGGGCGATTGGGGGGAGACCAACCATCAGCGCTCCACCACCTTTGGCGCGCAGATGCGCAGCTACCCAGAGCTTTTGGCCTCGCGCCGCTTTTGGGGATATAGCTTCTGCCTCGCCTTCTCCATCGGTGGTTTTTACGCCTTTATCACCGGCGCCCCCCTGGTGGCAGCGGCCTGGTTTGACCTGAACCCGGCACAGTTGGGGCTGGGTATCGGTATCATCACCGGGGGCTTCATGGTCGGGAATTTTGTCACCGGCGCGTTGGCCAACCGGGTGCCGTTGATCACATTGGTGCTGGCGGGGCGGTTTGCGGCCGTAATCGGACCACTGATTGGCCTGGCCCTGTTTCTGACGGGGCTGGGGACGATCCCGGTGTTTTTTGGCGCCGCCATTTCGGTTGGATTTGGCAACGGGCTGACAGTGGCCAATGCCAGTGCCGGATTGATGTCGGTGCGACCTCACCTGGCGGGCAGTGCCTCTGGCCTGTCGGGGGCCATTACGGTGGGGCTGGGGGCGGTGATGACAACCGTGACAGGCGTTCTGGTGACGCCGTCGAACGCGCCCTTCATGGTGCTGTCGATCATTTTACTGTCGAGTATCTGCGCTTTGGCCGCAGGGCTTTATGTGCGGCGGCTCGATATTCACGAGCCACTGGCCGAGGCCCCCTGA
- a CDS encoding ATP-binding cassette domain-containing protein, protein MLSIRDITYSVEGRPLFEEASATIPNGHKVGLVGRNGTGKTTLFRLIRGELALETGAITLPSKAQIGGIAQEAPSSNVSLIDTVLAAATERAALMAEAETATDPTRIAEVQTRLADIDAWSAEARAASILKGLGFDEEAQQRPCSDFSGGWRMRVALAAVLFSEPDLLLLDEPTNYLDLEGALWLEAYLVKYPHTVIIISHDRELLNRSVGGILHLEDRQLTYYGGNYDQFARQRAANRANQAAQAKKQDARRAHLQSFVDRFKAKASKAKQAQSRVKMLEKMETIRAPEDAARTVFTFPTPEELSPPIIATEGVSVGYDGKAILSKLDLRIDQDDRIALLGKNGEGKSTLSKMLSARLAPMGGKMAQSSKLRIGFFAQHQVDELYIDETPLQHLIRERPTEGQPRLRARLAGFGLGADQADTAVGRLSGGQKARLSLLLATLDAPHLLILDEPTNHLDIESREALVEALTAYTGAVILVSHDMHLLSLVADRLWLVSKGTVKPYEGDLASYRSLLLEKDKPAPKDKPVKKEKPKPARPSRDAILALRKEARKSEERVTKLTQMKDKLDTKLADPELYEPEKKDEARVWQGKHAEVITALERAELLWMRALEKLEKAEAL, encoded by the coding sequence ATGCTAAGTATTCGCGATATCACCTATTCGGTTGAAGGCCGCCCTCTGTTCGAAGAGGCCAGTGCCACCATTCCCAATGGCCATAAAGTTGGTCTTGTGGGGCGCAACGGCACCGGCAAAACAACCCTGTTTCGCCTTATTCGCGGCGAGTTGGCGCTTGAAACCGGTGCCATAACCCTGCCGTCAAAGGCGCAGATTGGCGGCATCGCCCAAGAGGCGCCCTCTTCCAATGTGTCGCTGATCGACACCGTGCTGGCAGCCGCGACCGAACGCGCCGCACTGATGGCCGAGGCCGAGACGGCCACCGATCCGACACGCATTGCCGAGGTGCAGACCCGGCTGGCCGATATCGACGCCTGGTCCGCCGAGGCCCGCGCCGCCTCGATCCTCAAAGGTCTGGGTTTTGACGAAGAGGCGCAGCAGCGGCCCTGCTCTGATTTTTCGGGCGGCTGGCGGATGCGGGTCGCCCTGGCGGCGGTGCTGTTTTCCGAGCCTGATCTGTTGCTGCTGGATGAGCCCACCAACTACCTTGACCTTGAGGGGGCGCTGTGGCTTGAGGCCTATCTGGTCAAATATCCCCATACCGTGATCATCATCAGCCACGACCGTGAGCTGCTGAACCGCTCGGTGGGTGGCATTCTGCATCTGGAGGATCGCCAACTGACCTATTACGGCGGCAACTACGACCAGTTCGCCCGCCAGCGCGCCGCCAACCGGGCCAATCAGGCCGCCCAGGCCAAAAAACAAGACGCACGGCGCGCCCACCTGCAAAGCTTTGTTGATCGCTTCAAGGCCAAGGCCAGCAAGGCCAAACAGGCGCAGAGCCGGGTGAAAATGCTGGAAAAGATGGAAACCATCCGCGCGCCCGAAGATGCCGCCCGCACCGTTTTCACCTTCCCGACGCCAGAAGAACTGTCGCCGCCCATTATTGCCACCGAAGGCGTATCGGTTGGCTATGACGGCAAGGCAATCCTGAGCAAGCTGGACCTGCGCATCGATCAGGACGACCGCATTGCCCTGCTGGGCAAGAACGGTGAGGGCAAATCCACCCTGTCCAAAATGCTCTCGGCGCGGCTGGCCCCTATGGGCGGCAAGATGGCGCAATCGAGCAAATTGCGCATCGGCTTTTTTGCTCAGCATCAGGTGGATGAGCTCTATATTGATGAGACACCGTTGCAGCACCTGATCCGCGAGCGCCCCACTGAGGGCCAACCACGTCTGCGGGCGCGGCTGGCCGGATTCGGGCTGGGCGCCGATCAGGCTGACACCGCCGTGGGCCGCCTGTCTGGGGGGCAAAAGGCGCGTCTGTCCTTGCTGTTGGCGACACTGGATGCCCCACATCTGTTGATCCTCGATGAGCCGACCAACCACCTGGACATCGAAAGCCGCGAAGCCCTGGTAGAAGCCCTGACCGCCTATACCGGTGCGGTGATCCTGGTCAGCCACGACATGCACCTGCTCAGCCTGGTAGCAGACCGGCTGTGGCTGGTGTCAAAGGGTACAGTGAAACCCTATGAGGGCGATCTCGCCTCTTATCGGTCCTTGTTGCTGGAAAAAGACAAGCCAGCCCCAAAGGACAAGCCGGTCAAGAAGGAAAAGCCAAAGCCAGCACGCCCTTCGCGGGATGCAATCCTGGCGCTGCGCAAGGAGGCGCGCAAATCCGAAGAGCGTGTCACCAAGCTGACCCAGATGAAAGACAAGCTGGATACCAAGCTGGCAGACCCAGAGCTTTACGAACCCGAGAAAAAAGACGAGGCTCGGGTTTGGCAGGGTAAACATGCCGAGGTCATCACCGCGCTGGAACGGGCGGAGCTGCTATGGATGCGCGCCCTGGAAAAACTGGAAAAAGCTGAGGCTCTATGA
- a CDS encoding MarC family protein, translating into MIDTAFLITSFVTLFVIIDPIGLTPIFLALTQGATPHERRSIALRAALTAMCLLALFTAFGEAVLGFAGISMAAFRVAGGVLLFLTALDMLFERRTKRRENQGEEAVEADDPSVFPLSIPLIAGPGSIATVILLAGQKPGLEGFALVMAVVFAVLTVMLTMFLASGLFERALGKTGINVVTRLLGMLLAALSVQFVLDGLRDFGFAS; encoded by the coding sequence ATGATCGACACTGCCTTTTTGATCACCTCTTTTGTGACGCTCTTTGTGATCATTGATCCTATTGGGCTCACCCCGATCTTTTTGGCACTTACCCAGGGGGCAACCCCGCACGAGCGGCGCTCCATTGCGCTGCGCGCCGCCCTGACGGCGATGTGCCTGCTGGCGCTCTTTACCGCCTTTGGCGAGGCGGTCTTGGGGTTTGCAGGCATTTCCATGGCTGCATTCCGGGTGGCTGGCGGCGTTTTGCTGTTTCTTACCGCGTTGGACATGTTGTTCGAGCGCCGCACCAAACGGCGGGAAAATCAGGGTGAAGAGGCTGTTGAGGCCGATGATCCCTCCGTTTTCCCCCTGTCGATCCCGCTGATCGCGGGCCCTGGATCCATCGCAACGGTGATCCTGCTGGCCGGGCAAAAACCGGGGCTTGAAGGCTTTGCCCTGGTGATGGCTGTGGTCTTTGCAGTGCTGACCGTGATGTTGACCATGTTTCTGGCCTCTGGCCTGTTTGAGCGTGCCCTTGGCAAGACTGGCATCAATGTGGTGACCCGTCTGCTGGGGATGCTGCTCGCCGCCCTGTCGGTGCAGTTTGTGCTCGATGGTCTGCGTGATTTTGGCTTTGCCAGCTAG
- a CDS encoding TIGR02281 family clan AA aspartic protease gives MEDLDYGRLLYLLLLLCAVGSWVFVQTRQNLSTTLQQMAIWVFIFLGVIAGYGLWDDIRQTVRPQQSVMSEAGRVTVPRSQDGHYYLTLMVNGARVEFLVDTGASEVVLSTQDARRAGFDPEKLAYLGRASTANGIVQTASVRVDELALGEIRDRNLRVSVTRGEMDKSLLGMTYLQRWSSIEIRNGALVLTR, from the coding sequence ATGGAAGACCTAGATTATGGGCGCCTGCTCTATCTTTTGTTACTGCTCTGTGCGGTTGGCTCCTGGGTCTTTGTGCAAACGCGGCAAAACCTCAGTACAACGCTGCAACAGATGGCGATTTGGGTCTTTATCTTTCTGGGGGTTATCGCCGGTTACGGGCTGTGGGACGACATTCGCCAAACCGTACGGCCGCAACAATCGGTGATGAGCGAGGCCGGACGTGTCACCGTGCCGCGCTCTCAGGATGGTCATTACTATCTCACGCTGATGGTAAACGGGGCCAGGGTGGAGTTTCTTGTGGATACCGGCGCAAGCGAAGTCGTGCTCAGCACCCAGGACGCGCGCCGGGCAGGGTTTGATCCAGAAAAGCTGGCCTATTTGGGGCGCGCCAGTACGGCAAATGGAATTGTGCAGACCGCATCTGTACGGGTTGATGAACTGGCCCTGGGCGAGATCCGAGATCGCAATCTGCGGGTCTCTGTTACCCGGGGGGAAATGGATAAATCCCTGCTGGGTATGACCTATTTACAGCGATGGTCCAGCATTGAGATCCGCAATGGGGCGCTGGTGCTTACCCGCTGA
- a CDS encoding DNA polymerase III subunit chi has protein sequence MGAAYFYHLTRRPLQETLPVLLQKARGAGWRIAVRGQQSDRMSWLDDTLWQGSADSFLAHGLAGGPHDALQPILLTTTTESANAPDCLMTVDGAAVTPEEVQALERVCILFDGTDPDAVQQARGQWKSLTGAGCSAQYWSEESGRWEKKAEA, from the coding sequence ATGGGCGCTGCCTATTTCTATCACCTGACCCGCCGCCCCTTGCAGGAGACCCTTCCGGTTTTGCTGCAAAAGGCGCGCGGTGCAGGCTGGCGCATCGCGGTACGGGGCCAGCAGTCAGACCGGATGAGCTGGCTGGATGACACCCTCTGGCAGGGCAGTGCCGACAGCTTTTTGGCGCACGGCCTGGCGGGCGGCCCCCATGATGCGCTGCAGCCCATTTTGCTGACCACCACAACCGAGAGCGCCAATGCGCCGGACTGTTTGATGACCGTCGATGGCGCGGCGGTGACCCCTGAGGAGGTTCAGGCGCTGGAGCGTGTCTGCATTCTGTTTGACGGCACCGACCCGGATGCGGTTCAGCAGGCGCGCGGACAATGGAAGAGCCTGACAGGCGCGGGCTGTTCTGCCCAATATTGGTCTGAAGAATCAGGGCGTTGGGAAAAGAAAGCAGAGGCTTGA
- a CDS encoding leucyl aminopeptidase: protein MRTLPAIRFADYDPKALSGMTGHVVVLVTPEGVMDQAARSANRLTKGALARLVAAPEFADHKPGKVISLAWPTGMAAEALHVLVLPRRITPIEARQAGAKLIVAAPQKTMTVMAGSIPKAAELAMGMALRSYGFDRHKAAQEPKPAPEITIAHKAHDEMAAAYAPLAAVAEGVHMTRDLVNEPANVLTTSEFARRIEDMSEIGLEVEILDESQLQELGMGALLCVGQGSDSPSKVAIMNWKGGAKGEAPLALVGKGVVFDTGGISLKPAAGMEDMTMDMGGAGVVVGTMKALALRKARANVVGLVGLVENMPSGNATRPGDVVKSMKGDTVEVINTDAEGRLVLCDVLWYAQERFKPCGVIDLATLTGAVIIGLGHENAGVFSNDDPLCNGFLKAAKASDEGAWRLPLGQGYDDQLKSRIADMKNVGGRPAGSITAAQFLKRFIKDDMPWIHLDIAGVASVTSATSYAPKGATGWGVMALDRLVHDKFEAE, encoded by the coding sequence ATGCGCACATTGCCCGCTATCCGTTTTGCCGATTATGACCCAAAGGCCCTTTCAGGGATGACCGGCCATGTGGTGGTTCTGGTCACCCCCGAAGGGGTGATGGATCAGGCCGCGCGCAGTGCCAACCGCCTGACCAAAGGCGCCCTTGCACGGCTGGTCGCGGCGCCGGAGTTTGCAGACCACAAGCCGGGCAAGGTGATTTCCCTGGCCTGGCCGACAGGCATGGCGGCAGAAGCGCTGCATGTTCTGGTCTTGCCGCGGCGCATCACCCCAATCGAGGCGCGCCAGGCCGGCGCCAAGCTGATCGTTGCGGCGCCACAGAAAACCATGACGGTGATGGCAGGTTCGATTCCAAAGGCCGCCGAGCTGGCGATGGGGATGGCGCTGCGCAGCTATGGATTTGACCGGCACAAGGCCGCGCAAGAGCCAAAACCCGCCCCCGAGATCACCATTGCGCACAAGGCCCATGACGAGATGGCAGCCGCCTATGCCCCATTGGCCGCAGTCGCGGAGGGCGTTCACATGACCCGCGATCTGGTCAATGAGCCCGCCAATGTGTTGACCACCAGCGAATTCGCCCGCCGGATCGAAGACATGTCTGAGATTGGGCTTGAGGTCGAAATCCTGGATGAATCGCAGCTGCAAGAGCTTGGCATGGGGGCACTGCTGTGTGTCGGGCAGGGCTCGGACAGCCCCTCCAAGGTTGCAATCATGAACTGGAAAGGCGGGGCCAAAGGCGAGGCACCACTGGCCTTGGTCGGGAAGGGCGTGGTGTTTGACACTGGTGGCATCTCGCTCAAGCCCGCCGCAGGCATGGAAGACATGACCATGGACATGGGCGGCGCCGGTGTGGTTGTCGGCACCATGAAGGCGCTGGCCCTGCGCAAGGCCCGCGCCAATGTGGTGGGGCTGGTTGGTCTGGTGGAAAACATGCCCTCGGGCAATGCCACCCGTCCCGGCGATGTGGTGAAATCCATGAAGGGCGACACGGTAGAGGTGATCAATACCGATGCCGAGGGGCGCTTGGTGCTCTGTGATGTGCTGTGGTACGCGCAGGAGCGGTTCAAACCCTGTGGCGTCATCGACCTGGCCACCCTGACCGGCGCGGTGATCATTGGCTTGGGCCATGAAAACGCGGGTGTTTTTTCAAATGACGATCCCCTGTGCAACGGCTTCCTCAAGGCGGCCAAAGCCAGTGATGAAGGCGCCTGGCGCCTGCCGCTTGGGCAGGGCTATGACGATCAGCTGAAATCGCGGATTGCCGATATGAAAAACGTGGGTGGCCGCCCTGCAGGCTCGATCACTGCGGCGCAGTTCCTCAAACGCTTTATCAAGGACGATATGCCCTGGATTCACTTGGATATTGCCGGTGTTGCCTCGGTGACATCTGCGACAAGCTACGCGCCCAAAGGTGCCACCGGTTGGGGGGTCATGGCCTTGGACCGTTTGGTGCATGATAAGTTCGAAGCGGAATAG
- the lptF gene encoding LPS export ABC transporter permease LptF, translated as MSRFDRYVLSQYLLFFSFFALILVAVFWVNRAVVLFDRLIGDGQTAIVFLEFTALTLPNLIRMVLPVAVFAAAVWVTNRLQSESELTVLQATGTSPWQMARPALGFGLITALMMSVLTHFLLPSSIGQLALREQEISRNVTAKLLTEGHFLHPAKGVTFYIRQIDSNGTLNDVFLSDRRDPNQSMTYTGARAFLVRDEGKTHLIMVNGMAQRLDNRTKQMSTTNFSDFSYDISSLVNKSTITQRNIREISSWELLRNREDINLSDGYSLGALAEEFHLRFARALICIAVALIGFSALMIGSHSRFGVWRQALLAFLLLIIVEGLRGVVSEPVRTNPDLWPLIYLPALIGLVIAVGFLQLAAHPLATRRRARRTVAPLQTGRQETGS; from the coding sequence ATGTCACGCTTTGACAGATATGTCCTGTCGCAATACCTGCTGTTTTTCAGCTTTTTTGCGCTCATTCTTGTTGCGGTCTTCTGGGTCAACCGGGCCGTTGTGCTGTTTGACCGGCTGATTGGTGACGGCCAGACGGCAATTGTCTTTCTTGAATTCACCGCCCTCACCCTGCCCAACCTGATCCGCATGGTGCTGCCTGTGGCGGTCTTTGCCGCTGCGGTCTGGGTGACCAACCGGCTGCAAAGCGAAAGTGAGCTGACCGTCCTGCAGGCCACCGGCACAAGCCCCTGGCAAATGGCACGGCCGGCCCTGGGTTTTGGGTTGATCACAGCGCTGATGATGTCTGTTCTGACCCATTTCCTGCTGCCCAGCTCGATCGGCCAACTGGCACTGCGCGAGCAGGAGATTTCGCGAAATGTTACCGCCAAACTATTGACTGAGGGGCATTTTCTGCACCCGGCCAAGGGCGTGACCTTCTACATCCGGCAGATCGATTCCAATGGGACACTCAATGACGTCTTTCTGTCTGACCGCCGCGATCCGAATCAAAGCATGACCTATACCGGTGCGCGTGCTTTTCTGGTGCGTGACGAGGGCAAAACCCACCTGATCATGGTCAACGGAATGGCGCAGCGCCTCGACAATCGAACAAAGCAGATGTCCACCACCAATTTTTCTGACTTCTCTTATGACATCAGCTCCCTAGTCAACAAAAGCACAATAACACAGCGCAATATCCGCGAGATTTCCAGTTGGGAACTGCTGCGAAACCGGGAGGACATCAACCTCTCTGATGGCTACAGCCTGGGCGCGCTGGCAGAGGAATTCCACCTGCGCTTTGCCCGCGCATTGATCTGTATTGCGGTGGCACTGATTGGATTCTCTGCGCTGATGATCGGATCACACTCCCGGTTTGGCGTTTGGCGGCAGGCGCTGCTTGCCTTTTTGTTGTTGATCATCGTCGAAGGCCTGCGGGGGGTTGTCTCGGAGCCGGTGCGAACGAATCCCGATCTGTGGCCGCTCATTTACCTGCCTGCCCTGATTGGCCTGGTGATTGCAGTTGGTTTTCTGCAACTGGCAGCGCATCCACTGGCCACGCGTCGCAGGGCGCGCCGGACCGTAGCGCCCCTACAAACTGGCCGCCAGGAGACCGGATCATGA